One Helianthus annuus cultivar XRQ/B chromosome 7, HanXRQr2.0-SUNRISE, whole genome shotgun sequence genomic region harbors:
- the LOC110868553 gene encoding serine/threonine-protein kinase D6PKL2 codes for MEPPCTDDLADDLQSISFNSTTTTATDINRSTSSSSETTWTTATHTSIPEPITNLSYSDIRFINRLGAGDIGSVYLSEIKRSSPSTSPVVFAAKVMDKRELASRNKQGREKTEKEILQMLDHPFLPTLYASVESPKWSCLLTEFCPGGDLHVLRQRQPGKRFPESTVRFYASEVVVALEYLHMLDIIYRDLKPENVLVRSDGHIMLTDFDLSLKSNITAATPAQIFTDDNPPLRPNHYPFDPPKLASSSSCIIPNCIVPSVSCFNPKRKKKKKSGSHHGPQFVAEPVDVRSMSFVGTHEYLAPEIVSGDGHGNAVDWWTLGIFIFELFYGVTPFRGVDNELTLANVVARALEFPKEPVVPAAAKDLISQLLVKDPVRRLGSTMGASAIKQHSFFDGVNWALLRCMTPPFVPPPFNIRDVVSDDVCFDDTPVEYY; via the exons ATGGAACCACCATGCACCGACGACCTCGCCGACGACCTCCAAAGCATCAGCTTCAACTCCACCACCACAACCGCCACCGATATCAACCGCAGCACCAGTTCCAGCTCTGAAACCACCTGGACAACCGCCACCCACACCTCCATTCCTGAACCCATTACTAACTTATCATATTCGGATATCCGTTTCATTAACCGGCTCGGCGCCGGTGATATTGGTTCGGTGTACCTGTCCGAGATTAAGCGGTCTTCTCCTTCAACATCTCCGGTGGTTTTTGCTGCTAAGGTTATGGATAAGAGAGAGCTCGCTAGCCGGAACAAACAAGGTAGAGAGAAGACAGAAAAGGAGATTCTACAGATGTTGGATCACCCGTTTCTACCGACGCTTTACGCGTCCGTAGAGTCGCCCAAATGGTCGTGTTTATTGACGGAGTTTTGTCCCGGTGGTGATCTTCATGTTCTCCGGCAACGGCAGCCGGGTAAACGCTTCCCGGAATCGACCGTGAG GTTTTACGCATCAGAAGTGGTAGTCGCCCTGGAGTACCTCCACATGCTAGACATCATCTACCGTGATCTCAAACCCGAAAACGTTCTAGTCCGATCCGACGGTCACATCATGCTAACCGATTTCGACCTCTCCTTAAAATCCAACATCACCGCGGCCACACCCGCTCAAATCTTCACCGACGACAACCCACCACTGCGGCCCAACCATTACCCGTTCGACCCACCAAAattagcatcatcatcatcatgcatAATCCCCAACTGCATTGTCCCATCAGTCTCATGTTTCAACCCGAAACgcaaaaagaagaagaaatccGGGTCCCACCACGGCCCACAGTTTGTTGCGGAGCCCGTGGACGTACGCTCAATGTCGTTTGTGGGGACACACGAGTATCTAGCACCCGAGATTGTGTCGGGTGATGGGCATGGTAATGCGGTGGATTGGTGGACATTGGGGATTTTTATTTTTGAGTTGTTTTATGGTGTGACACCCTTTAGGGGGGTGGATAATGAGCTCACTTTGGCTAATGTTGTGGCTCGGGCGCTAGAGTTTCCGAAAGAGCCCGTGGTTCCTGCGGCTGCGAAGGATTTGATATCTCAGTTGTTGGTGAAGGATCCAGTGAGGCGGTTGGGGTCAACGATGGGAGCATCCGCGATAAAACAACATTCGTTTTTCGATGGGGTGAATTGGGCTTTGTTGAGATGTATGACACCGCCGTTTGTGCCACCGCCGTTTAACATCCGGGATGTTGTGTCGGATGATGTTTGTTTTGATGATACTCCGGTGGAGTACTATTAG
- the LOC110868555 gene encoding uncharacterized protein LOC110868555, with the protein MACLSTTLDQQQQSSKKMIRMKSAGLSTCHASPLIDCDDELSKSALFAFRAKEEEITKKKMEVKERVQAQLSRVEQETKKLAEIRNDLEALEDPRWKEGTIVRKKVDLVNKELKSLGQNCQKKEKEYREAVDAFNEKNKEKAQLIARLMELVNESEMVRMKKIEELNEKFQLFVKNQ; encoded by the exons ATGGCATGTTTATCTACAACATTGGATCAACAACAACAATCGTCGAAAAAGATGATCCGAATGAAGAGTGCGGGACTAAGCACTTGTCATGCAAGCCCGTTGATTGATTGTGACGACGAGTTATCAAAATCGGCCTTGTTTGCTTTCCGGGCTAAAGAAGAAGAGATCacaaagaagaagatggaggtCAAGGAGAGAGTTCAAGCTCAGTTAAGCCGCGTTGAACAAGAAACCAAAAAGTTAGCTGAAATTCGTAAC GATCTAGAAGCACTTGAGGATCCAAGGTGGAAAGAAGGGACGATCGTAAGAAAGAAGGTTGACTTGGTCAACAAAGAACTAAAGTCGTTGGGACAAAATTGCCAAAAGAAG GAAAAAGAGTATAGAGAAGCTGTGGATGCATTTAACGAAAAAAACAAGGAGAAAGCACAGCTAATTGCCAGATTAATGGAG CTGGTTAACGAAAGCGAAATGGTGAGGATGAAAAAGATCGAAGAGTTAAACGAAAAATTCCAACTATTTGTCAAAAATCAATGA